In Oscillatoria acuminata PCC 6304, a single window of DNA contains:
- a CDS encoding glycosyltransferase family 4 protein, which translates to MRIAQVAPLWERVPPPAYGGIELVVGLLTDELVRRGHEVTLFATGDSVTLAQLESVHPRAIRTDPTVKEYGIYEMLQLSQVYERADEFDIIHSHMGASALSYANLVKTPTVHTLHGIFTPDNQKLFTYARNQHYVSISHAQREPQLGLNCVDTVYNGIDPNIYEFRSQPETPPYLAFLGRLSPEKGPHLAIEIAKRSGWRLKMAGKVDQVDHEFFEQEIAPQIDGEQIQYLGEANHAQKCELMGGAVATLFPITWREPFGLVMIESMATGTPVIAMEMGSTPEVIAHGKTGFLCRTVEECIASIDPAVDLNRYDCRDRVLSHFSVARMTEGYEAVYQQILAERFTKNGKVFSSRLSVA; encoded by the coding sequence ATGCGGATCGCCCAAGTCGCGCCATTGTGGGAACGAGTCCCCCCTCCGGCTTATGGTGGTATAGAATTAGTCGTAGGTCTACTCACCGATGAGCTGGTTCGCCGAGGACATGAAGTCACTTTATTTGCTACCGGGGATTCCGTGACTTTAGCCCAGCTAGAATCCGTACATCCCAGAGCCATTCGCACAGACCCGACGGTGAAGGAATATGGCATTTATGAAATGCTCCAACTGAGTCAGGTGTACGAACGAGCCGATGAGTTTGATATTATTCACTCACATATGGGGGCGAGTGCGCTCTCTTACGCTAATCTGGTGAAAACCCCGACGGTTCACACCTTGCATGGGATTTTCACGCCGGATAATCAAAAGCTCTTTACCTATGCTCGGAATCAACATTATGTGAGCATCTCTCATGCACAAAGAGAGCCACAATTAGGACTCAACTGTGTGGACACGGTTTATAATGGCATTGATCCGAACATTTATGAGTTTCGATCGCAACCGGAAACTCCCCCCTATCTGGCGTTTTTAGGCAGACTGTCCCCAGAAAAAGGTCCGCATTTGGCGATCGAGATTGCCAAGCGTTCCGGTTGGCGGTTAAAGATGGCGGGGAAAGTCGATCAGGTCGATCACGAGTTTTTTGAGCAGGAGATAGCCCCCCAGATTGACGGTGAGCAGATCCAATATTTAGGAGAAGCTAACCACGCTCAGAAATGTGAGTTAATGGGAGGCGCAGTAGCAACGTTATTCCCAATTACCTGGCGCGAACCCTTTGGATTGGTGATGATTGAATCAATGGCAACGGGAACCCCCGTGATTGCGATGGAAATGGGGTCAACCCCCGAAGTCATCGCCCATGGGAAAACTGGCTTTTTGTGCCGAACGGTGGAAGAGTGCATCGCGTCAATTGATCCAGCGGTAGATTTGAACCGTTACGACTGTCGCGATCGCGTCCTGTCTCACTTCAGCGTAGCCCGCATGACCGAGGGGTATGAAGCAGTGTATCAGCAAATCCTGGCAGAACGTTTCACCAAAAATGGGAAAGTCTTCAGTAGTCGTTTGAGTGTTGCCTAA
- a CDS encoding DUF760 domain-containing protein, translating to MNNLSNRGHSFFGKDSEDQNSLWEYMQELHPETIAKLSQPSSAAAEIMERNLRGMLGALPSEHFGVTITTSRENLGRMLASAMMSGYFLHNAEQRQVLEQSLKTGALDSSES from the coding sequence ATGAACAATTTATCGAATCGCGGGCATTCCTTCTTTGGCAAAGATTCGGAAGACCAAAATAGCCTCTGGGAATATATGCAAGAACTGCACCCCGAGACGATCGCCAAACTGTCGCAACCTTCCAGTGCAGCGGCTGAAATCATGGAACGGAACCTCAGAGGAATGTTAGGCGCTTTGCCTTCGGAACATTTCGGTGTTACCATCACCACCAGTCGGGAAAATTTGGGTCGGATGTTAGCTTCGGCGATGATGAGTGGTTATTTTTTACATAATGCCGAACAGCGACAAGTGTTAGAACAGTCCCTCAAAACAGGGGCGCTCGACTCTTCGGAATCCTAA
- a CDS encoding bacterial microcompartment protein: MGIELRSYVFLDNLQSQHAAYIGTVALGFLPLPGDASLWIEISPGIEINRITDIALKSTSVRPGVQFVERLYGLLEIHSSSQGETRAAGGAILEALGVKERDRLKPRIVSSQIIRNVDPHQTQLINRNRRGQMLLAGQTLYVLEVEPAAYAALAANEAEKAALINILQVQAVGSFGRLYLGGEERDILAGSAAAVAAIENIVGREHPMQKRKE, from the coding sequence TTGGGGATCGAACTACGAAGTTATGTATTTTTAGACAACTTGCAGTCCCAACACGCCGCCTATATCGGGACTGTGGCCCTGGGGTTCTTACCCCTACCCGGAGATGCCTCCCTGTGGATTGAAATCTCTCCCGGCATTGAAATCAACCGAATCACCGATATCGCCCTGAAATCGACATCGGTGCGTCCGGGGGTGCAATTTGTAGAAAGATTGTATGGATTACTGGAAATTCATTCCAGTTCCCAAGGGGAAACGAGGGCTGCCGGTGGAGCGATTTTGGAGGCCCTGGGGGTGAAGGAACGCGATCGCCTCAAACCGCGCATTGTGTCGAGTCAAATTATCCGCAATGTCGATCCCCATCAAACTCAACTGATCAATCGTAACCGCCGGGGACAAATGCTTCTAGCGGGTCAAACCTTGTACGTTTTGGAAGTGGAACCCGCTGCCTATGCTGCTTTAGCTGCCAATGAGGCCGAAAAAGCCGCGTTGATTAATATCTTACAAGTTCAAGCCGTGGGCAGTTTTGGCCGTCTCTATCTCGGCGGAGAAGAACGGGATATTTTAGCGGGTTCGGCGGCGGCGGTAGCAGCGATTGAAAATATTGTGGGACGTGAACACCCGATGCAAAAACGTAAGGAATAA
- a CDS encoding helix-turn-helix domain-containing protein, with product MKGADPRGNVCRDPNMKVNQDILTRYLHRLRNQPEWLSLNEVAESLGIDRAASRRYTKMAIEWGLLERQQLENQPTQVKATEKLVALSPSEVRSVVQENTSPEFSP from the coding sequence ATGAAGGGTGCAGATCCCCGAGGCAATGTTTGTCGTGACCCCAACATGAAAGTCAATCAGGATATTCTCACGCGCTATTTACATCGACTCCGCAATCAACCGGAATGGTTAAGTTTGAACGAGGTGGCAGAGTCCCTAGGAATCGATCGCGCGGCGTCTCGGCGCTATACGAAAATGGCGATCGAATGGGGACTGCTAGAACGTCAACAATTGGAAAATCAACCCACCCAAGTTAAAGCAACGGAAAAACTCGTAGCACTCTCTCCCAGTGAAGTGCGATCGGTGGTCCAGGAAAATACTTCCCCCGAATTTTCCCCTTGA
- the glyA gene encoding serine hydroxymethyltransferase → MTQTNLDFLATTDPELTGYIQQELQRQRDGIELIASENFTSAAVLAAQGSVLTNKYAEGLPGKRYYGGCEFVDKIEQLAIDRAKQLFGAAHANVQPHSGAQANFAVFLALLQPGDTIMGMDLSHGGHLTHGSPVNVSGKWFKVEHYGVSRETERLDYDQIRDLAKQHQPKMIICGYSAYPRIIDFEKFRAIADEVGAYLMADIAHIAGLVATGHHPNPLSHCHVVTTTTHKTLRGPRGGLILTNDEELGKKFDKAVFPGTQGGPLEHVIAGKAVAFGEALKPEFKAYSGQVIANAQAMAAQLQSRGLKLVSDGTDNHLMLVDLRSVDMTGKQADKLVSEVHITANKNTVPFDPQSPFVTSGLRLGSPAMTTRGMGTTEFTEIANIISDRLLNPEDESVAADCRQRVASLCDRFPLYPHLTIPVPALA, encoded by the coding sequence GTGACTCAGACCAACTTAGACTTCCTAGCAACCACCGATCCAGAGCTTACAGGTTACATCCAGCAAGAATTACAGCGCCAACGGGATGGCATCGAACTGATTGCCAGCGAAAACTTTACCTCTGCCGCAGTTTTAGCCGCCCAAGGTTCAGTTTTGACCAACAAATATGCCGAAGGATTGCCCGGTAAGCGCTATTATGGCGGGTGCGAATTTGTCGATAAAATTGAACAACTCGCCATCGATCGCGCCAAACAGTTATTCGGTGCCGCCCATGCCAACGTCCAACCCCATTCCGGCGCACAGGCCAATTTTGCCGTATTCCTAGCCCTGTTGCAACCCGGGGATACCATCATGGGAATGGACCTCTCTCATGGGGGACATTTAACCCACGGGTCTCCGGTGAACGTCTCCGGCAAATGGTTTAAAGTCGAACATTACGGCGTCAGTCGCGAAACCGAACGCCTCGATTATGACCAAATTCGCGACTTGGCGAAGCAACATCAGCCGAAAATGATAATTTGCGGCTATTCTGCCTATCCCAGAATCATTGATTTCGAGAAATTCCGTGCGATCGCCGATGAAGTCGGGGCCTATCTGATGGCGGATATTGCCCACATTGCCGGATTAGTCGCCACGGGACATCATCCCAATCCCCTCTCCCACTGCCATGTAGTCACCACCACCACCCATAAAACCCTCCGGGGTCCTCGTGGCGGTTTAATCCTCACCAACGACGAGGAATTAGGCAAAAAATTCGATAAAGCAGTCTTCCCCGGGACTCAAGGCGGACCCTTAGAGCACGTCATCGCCGGAAAAGCCGTCGCCTTCGGAGAAGCCCTCAAACCTGAGTTTAAAGCCTATTCGGGCCAAGTGATTGCCAATGCTCAGGCAATGGCAGCGCAATTGCAAAGCCGAGGACTGAAACTGGTCAGCGATGGGACGGATAATCATTTGATGCTGGTGGACCTGCGATCGGTTGATATGACCGGGAAACAAGCGGATAAACTGGTGAGCGAAGTGCATATCACCGCGAACAAAAACACTGTTCCGTTTGATCCCCAATCGCCTTTCGTCACCAGTGGATTGCGCCTAGGGTCTCCTGCTATGACCACTCGCGGCATGGGAACCACAGAATTTACCGAGATTGCCAACATCATCAGCGATCGCCTGTTAAATCCCGAGGATGAGTCTGTAGCAGCCGACTGTCGCCAACGGGTGGCTAGTTTGTGCGATCGCTTCCCCCTCTATCCCCATTTGACCATTCCGGTTCCTGCCTTAGCGTAG
- the leuC gene encoding 3-isopropylmalate dehydratase large subunit yields the protein MSKGTLFDKVWNLHTVGTLTSGQTQLFIGLHLIHEVTSPQAFAMLRERELKVLFPERTVATVDHIVPTENQARPFADVLAEEMIVALEDNCKAHDIRFYNVGSGRQGIVHVIAPEQGLTQPGMTIACGDSHTSTHGAFGAIAFGIGTSQVRDILASQTLALSKLKVRKIEVNGTLNPGVYAKDVVLHLIRKLGVNGGVGYAYEYAGSTFEQMSMEERMTVCNMAIEGGARCGYINPDQVTFDYLKGREFAPKGEEWDKAVEWWTSIRSDADAEYDDVVVFDAADIQPTVTWGITPGQGIGINETIPKPEELSDSDRAIAQEAYRYMKLNPGDKIAGTKVDVCFVGSCTNGRISDLREAAKFAKGRQVASGIKAFIVPGSEDVKKQAEAEGLDKVFLEAGFEWRESGCSMCLAMNPDKLQGSQISASSSNRNFKGRQGSSEGRTLLMSPAMVVAAAINGVVSDVRDLL from the coding sequence ATGAGTAAGGGGACACTTTTCGATAAAGTTTGGAATTTACATACCGTCGGTACTCTAACCTCCGGACAAACCCAGTTGTTTATTGGACTGCACCTCATCCACGAAGTCACCAGTCCCCAAGCATTCGCCATGTTGCGCGAACGGGAACTGAAGGTGTTGTTTCCAGAACGGACGGTGGCGACGGTAGACCATATTGTGCCGACTGAAAATCAAGCGCGTCCCTTTGCCGATGTCCTGGCAGAAGAGATGATTGTCGCGTTAGAGGACAATTGTAAGGCCCATGATATTCGCTTTTATAATGTGGGGTCAGGACGGCAGGGAATTGTCCATGTGATTGCACCGGAACAGGGACTCACCCAACCGGGAATGACGATCGCCTGTGGGGATTCGCACACCTCAACTCACGGCGCATTTGGGGCGATCGCCTTTGGAATCGGTACCAGTCAAGTGCGCGATATCCTCGCCTCCCAAACTTTGGCGCTTTCTAAGCTCAAAGTTCGGAAAATTGAGGTCAATGGCACTCTGAATCCGGGGGTTTATGCCAAAGATGTTGTCCTGCACCTGATCCGTAAATTAGGGGTAAATGGCGGCGTGGGATATGCCTACGAATATGCCGGAAGCACTTTTGAGCAAATGTCGATGGAAGAACGGATGACCGTTTGTAACATGGCGATTGAAGGCGGGGCCAGATGTGGATATATTAATCCGGATCAGGTGACGTTTGACTATCTCAAAGGGAGAGAATTTGCACCGAAAGGGGAAGAGTGGGATAAGGCGGTGGAATGGTGGACGAGTATCCGCAGTGATGCGGATGCAGAATATGATGATGTGGTAGTTTTTGATGCAGCAGACATTCAGCCAACGGTGACTTGGGGAATTACACCGGGACAAGGAATTGGGATTAATGAAACGATTCCGAAACCGGAGGAATTATCCGATAGTGATCGGGCGATCGCGCAAGAAGCGTATCGCTATATGAAATTGAATCCAGGCGATAAGATTGCTGGAACTAAAGTGGATGTTTGCTTTGTGGGAAGCTGCACCAATGGGCGAATTAGTGATTTACGAGAAGCGGCAAAATTTGCTAAAGGTCGTCAAGTAGCTTCGGGAATTAAAGCCTTTATTGTCCCCGGTTCTGAGGATGTGAAAAAGCAAGCTGAAGCGGAAGGATTGGATAAGGTTTTCCTAGAAGCGGGCTTTGAATGGCGGGAATCGGGCTGTTCGATGTGTTTGGCGATGAATCCGGATAAGTTGCAAGGGAGTCAAATTAGTGCCTCTTCTTCTAATCGGAATTTTAAAGGTCGTCAAGGGTCTTCGGAAGGTCGCACTTTATTAATGAGTCCGGCAATGGTTGTTGCTGCTGCTATTAATGGGGTGGTTTCTGATGTTCGGGATTTATTGTAG
- the leuD gene encoding 3-isopropylmalate dehydratase small subunit: protein MSNEVKIIQGRGIPLVGNDIDTDRIIPARFLRCVTFDGLGEEVFKDDRAQSNGTHPFDQPQYQGAKLLVVNANFGCGSSREHAPQAIARWGIDGIIGESFAEIFFGNCVAMGVVCVTADPATVKTLQEAIADNPNLEITLDVEARQVQFPGFSASVNMAAGPHQMLTTGTWDTCGQLVGNRDAIRTTAAQLPYLAWK from the coding sequence ATGAGTAATGAAGTAAAAATCATTCAGGGTCGGGGAATTCCCCTGGTAGGGAATGATATTGATACCGATCGCATTATTCCGGCGCGGTTTTTGCGTTGTGTGACGTTTGATGGGTTGGGGGAAGAAGTTTTTAAGGACGATCGCGCTCAATCTAATGGGACTCATCCTTTTGACCAACCCCAATATCAAGGGGCAAAATTGTTGGTGGTGAATGCAAATTTTGGTTGTGGTTCCAGTCGGGAACACGCACCCCAGGCGATCGCCCGGTGGGGAATTGATGGCATTATTGGCGAAAGTTTTGCTGAGATTTTCTTTGGCAATTGTGTGGCGATGGGGGTTGTCTGTGTCACTGCTGACCCTGCCACGGTGAAAACTTTGCAAGAGGCGATCGCCGATAATCCTAACCTGGAAATCACCTTAGATGTAGAGGCGAGACAGGTGCAGTTCCCAGGATTTAGTGCATCGGTTAATATGGCAGCAGGTCCCCACCAAATGCTCACCACGGGCACCTGGGATACTTGCGGACAATTGGTTGGTAATCGCGATGCCATCCGCACCACCGCTGCTCAATTGCCCTATCTCGCCTGGAAATAG
- a CDS encoding Tex family protein — protein sequence MLNIPNLISQELSVNLWQVENALELLQEGATIPFIARYRKERTGSLDEVQLRDIAERFAYITEIEDRKKVILEAISQAGKLTDELRLKIESCQQKTELEDLYLPYRAKRRTRATVAREKGLEPLAEWIAALNLSKATASLAVEAAKYLSPENGINTAEDALQGASDILAEAVSERAESRAYLRDYFLQEGRFVSQIKDDHPEGSTKYEMYRDYQAKVKDIASHNLLALFRGEKEEILTLDLDFDESQVLGYLESQEIKTKVPEIKNFYREMIKDAFNRLMKNSLTTEVRSLKKQEADLASISTFESNLRELLLSAPAGMKPAIAIDPGFRTGCKVTVLDGTGQFLEYHTIFPHTGDRQRLEAAKTIKTLIAKYQIELIAIGNGTAGRETDAFIGEVIKTCTPPPIKVMVNESGASIYSASDVAREEFPELDLTVRGAISIGRRLQDPLAELVKIDPKSIGVGQYQHDVDQKLLRKKLEETVESCVNYVGVDLNTASKELLTFVSGLTPTIAKNIVTYRNENGAFKNRRQLLKVAKLGPKTYEQAAGFLRIRGGENPLDNTAVHPESYPVVKAIAADLNVPLTDIAKASDQLKSVKLDKYVTELVGIPTLRDIIAELEKPGRDPRAQFKSATFKEGVNELKDLQPGMELEGVVTNVANFGAFVDIGVHQDGLVHISQLADRFVDNPNQVVKVGQVVKVRVLSVDEKLKRISLTMRSPQERPNPSNQVNRRPR from the coding sequence ATGCTCAACATTCCCAATCTAATCAGTCAAGAACTCTCGGTTAATCTCTGGCAAGTCGAAAATGCCTTAGAATTGTTGCAGGAAGGAGCAACGATTCCGTTTATTGCCCGATATCGGAAAGAACGCACCGGGTCGTTAGACGAGGTTCAGTTACGCGATATTGCCGAACGGTTTGCTTATATTACGGAAATCGAAGACCGGAAAAAAGTAATTTTAGAGGCCATTTCCCAAGCGGGAAAACTCACCGATGAACTGAGGCTCAAAATTGAATCCTGTCAGCAAAAAACTGAACTGGAAGACCTCTATCTCCCCTATCGCGCCAAGCGTCGAACTCGCGCTACGGTTGCCCGAGAAAAAGGTTTAGAACCGTTGGCAGAGTGGATTGCTGCTCTCAATTTGAGCAAAGCAACCGCCAGTTTAGCAGTAGAAGCGGCCAAATATCTTTCCCCAGAAAATGGCATTAACACGGCAGAAGATGCCCTCCAAGGCGCTTCGGATATTTTAGCCGAAGCGGTCTCGGAACGGGCCGAATCTCGGGCCTATTTACGGGATTATTTCTTACAAGAGGGGCGATTTGTCTCCCAAATTAAGGATGACCATCCCGAAGGCAGTACCAAATATGAAATGTATCGGGATTATCAGGCCAAAGTCAAGGATATTGCATCCCATAACCTGTTAGCTTTGTTCCGGGGAGAAAAGGAGGAGATTCTTACCCTGGATTTGGATTTTGATGAATCTCAGGTGTTGGGATATTTGGAATCTCAGGAGATTAAAACCAAGGTTCCAGAGATTAAAAACTTTTATCGGGAGATGATAAAAGATGCGTTTAATCGGTTGATGAAGAATTCGCTGACCACTGAGGTGCGATCGCTGAAAAAACAAGAGGCGGATCTCGCTTCTATTAGCACCTTTGAATCTAATTTACGGGAGTTATTACTCTCGGCACCTGCTGGAATGAAACCGGCGATCGCCATTGATCCAGGATTTAGAACCGGATGCAAAGTCACGGTGCTCGATGGCACCGGACAGTTTTTAGAATATCACACCATTTTCCCCCATACCGGGGACCGGCAGCGCCTAGAAGCGGCCAAAACCATTAAAACCCTGATTGCTAAATATCAAATTGAATTGATTGCGATCGGTAATGGCACCGCTGGACGAGAAACCGATGCCTTTATTGGCGAAGTAATTAAAACCTGTACTCCCCCACCAATTAAGGTAATGGTGAATGAATCCGGTGCCTCAATCTATTCTGCCAGTGATGTGGCGCGGGAAGAGTTTCCGGAATTAGATTTAACCGTCCGGGGTGCGATTAGTATTGGGAGACGGTTGCAAGACCCGCTAGCGGAATTGGTGAAAATTGACCCCAAATCCATTGGGGTGGGTCAATATCAACATGATGTAGACCAAAAGTTACTGCGGAAAAAATTAGAGGAAACGGTAGAAAGTTGCGTCAACTATGTTGGCGTAGACTTAAATACTGCTTCTAAGGAACTACTGACCTTTGTTTCAGGATTGACGCCAACCATTGCTAAAAATATTGTCACCTATCGCAATGAAAATGGGGCGTTTAAAAATCGCCGTCAATTGCTGAAAGTGGCAAAATTAGGACCAAAAACTTATGAACAGGCGGCGGGATTTTTGCGAATTCGCGGGGGAGAGAATCCTTTAGATAATACGGCAGTGCATCCGGAGAGTTATCCGGTGGTGAAGGCCATTGCTGCCGATTTGAACGTTCCCTTAACAGACATTGCCAAAGCATCGGACCAATTAAAATCGGTGAAATTGGATAAATATGTCACCGAACTGGTGGGAATTCCCACCCTACGGGATATTATTGCCGAGTTAGAAAAACCGGGACGCGACCCTCGTGCTCAGTTTAAATCTGCCACCTTTAAAGAGGGGGTGAATGAACTGAAGGATTTGCAACCGGGAATGGAACTCGAAGGGGTGGTGACGAATGTTGCCAACTTTGGCGCATTTGTGGATATTG